The Tripterygium wilfordii isolate XIE 37 chromosome 4, ASM1340144v1, whole genome shotgun sequence genome has a window encoding:
- the LOC119997120 gene encoding probable boron transporter 7 isoform X1: protein MESLRTPFKGIIGDIKGRGACYKEDWASALFSGIRLLAPTAYIFFASALPVIAFGEQLYRNTDGSLSTVETLASTAICGIIHSIFGGQPLLILGVAEPTVIMYTYLYSFSKGRPELGQQLYLAWTGWVCVWTAILLMFLAIFNTCTIITRFTRIAGELFGMLIAVLFMQEALKGLISEFSIPTAEDPKQEKYQFQWLYTNGLLATIFSFGLLFTAIKSRKARSWRYGTGFLRSFIADYGIPLLVVVWTALSYSVPNKVPSGVPRRLFCPLPWESESLYHWTVVKDMGKVPVPYIFAAFIPAIMIAGLYFFDHSVASQMAQQKEFNLKNPSAYHYDMFLLGLMTLICGLLGLPPSNGVLPQSPMHTKSLAVLKRRLIRKKMVQSAKECIKQHRSNSEIYGRMQAVFVEMDISPIKEILLQTTAVAEELQELKQAVMKSNDEGNAKGKFDPEKHIDAYLPVRVNEQRMSNLLQSLFVGLSTCAMPILKMIPTSVLWGYFAYMAIDSLPGNQFWDRMLFLFITPGRRYKVLEGDHASFVESVPFKATAVFTLLQFVYFLVCFGVTWIPVAGILFPLPFFLLITIRQHILPKFFHADHLRELDAAEYEEIAGAPKRNRSLSTKEKEPSAALIEASEDEFYNAEILDEMTTNRGELKHRTLSINEDSMYQVHPQDEVRASGGP, encoded by the exons ATGGAGAGTCTCAGAACGCCCTTCAAGGGAATTATTGGGGATATCAAGGGAAGAGGTGCTTGCTATAAGGAAGATTGGGCAAGTGCACTCTTTTCAGGCATTCG GTTGTTGGCCCCAACTGCCTATATCTTCTTTGCTTCTGCTCTTCCTGTTATTGCTTTCGGAGAGCAGCTGTACAGGAATACAG ATGGAAGTCTAAGCACGGTGGAAACCTTGGCTTCTACTGCAATTTGTGGAATAATCCACTCAATCTTTGGAGGGCAGCCATTATTGATATTAGGAGTTGCAGAACCGACAGTCATCATGTACACTTACTTGTATAGTTTCAGCAAAGGAAGACCAGAGTTGGGACAGCAGCTTTACTTAGCCTGGACTGGGTG GGTTTGTGTCTGGACGGCTATCCTTCTAATGTTTCTTGCAATATTTAACACGTGCACAATCATCACTCGGTTTACCAGAATAGCAGGGGAACTGTTTGGCATGTTGATAGCTGTTCTCTTTATGCAAGAGGCTCTTAAG GGACTGATAAGTGAATTCAGTATTCCAACAGCCGAAgatccaaaacaagaaaagtatCAGTTCCAGTGGCTATATACAAATGGGCTGCTTGCCACTATTTTCTCATTTGGTCTACTCTTCACTGCCATTAAAAGTAGAAAGGCAAGATCATGGCGATATGGCACAG GATTCCTCCGAAGCTTCATAGCAGATTATGGGATTCCCCTCCTGGTTGTGGTGTGGACAGCATTATCTTACAGTGTACCCAACAAAGTTCCTTCCGGGGTTCCCAGGAGGTTGTTTTGTCCACTTCCTTGGGAATCCGAGTCATTGTACCATTGGACAGTAGTCAAG GACATGGGCAAGGTCCCAGTTCCATATATTTTTGCTGCCTTTATACCAGCCATCATGATAGCCGGTCTATACTTTTTCGACCATAGTGTAGCTTCGCAGATGGCACAACAGAAGGAATTCAATCTGAAAAATCCATCTGCTTACCACTATGATATGTTTTTACTTGGACTAATG ACACTGATCTGTGGCTTGCTTGGGCTGCCCCCTTCAAATGGGGTCCTCCCGCAGTCCCCTATGCACACAAAGAGTCTGGCAGTTCTCAAGAGGCGG TTAATCCGAAAGAAGATGGTGCAGAGTGCCAAGGAATGCATCAAACAACACAGAAGCAACTCAGAAATCTATGGACGAATGCAGGCTGTTTTTGTAGAAATGGACATATCTCCAA TCAAAGAGATTTTGCTGCAGACTACTGCTGTAGCTGAAGAATTACAGGAGTTAAAGCAGGCTGTAATGAAAAGTAATGATGAAGGGAATGCGAAGGGCAAATTCGATCCTGAAAAACACATCGACGCATACTTGCCTGTCAGGGTTAATGAACAAAGAATGAGCAATCTCTTGCAGTCACTTTTTGTGGGCTTATCAACATGTGCCATGCCCATACTCAAAATGATTCCTACCTCGGTTCTTTGGGGTTACTTTGCCTACATGGCAATTGATAGTCTTCCGGGGAATCAGTTTTGGGATAGGATGTTGTTCCTCTTCATCACGCCAGGACGACGTTACAA AGTCCTCGAAGGTGATCATGCTTCATTTGTGGAGTCAGTGCCATTCAAGGCCACGGCTGTGTTCACACTCTTACAATTTGTATATTTTCTGGTTTGTTTTGGGGTGACTTGGATACCAGTTGCCGGAATATTGTTTCCTCTGCCATTTTTCCTGCTCATCACCATAAGGCAACACATCCTCCCAAAGTTTTTCCATGCCGACCACCTTCGGGAACTGGATGCTGCTGAGTATGAAGAAATTGCCGGTGCTCCAAAAAGAAACCGAAGTCTCTCTACAAAG GAGAAAGAGCCATCAGCTGCGCTGATCGAGGCAAGTGAAGATGAATTCTACAATGCTGAGATACTGGACGAGATGACAACCAACAGAGGAGAGCTGAAACATAGAACTCTAAGCATCAATGAAGATAGTATGTATCAG GTTCATCCACAAGACGAGGTCCGAGCATCAGGAGGGCCATGA
- the LOC119997120 gene encoding boron transporter 4-like isoform X2 — MESLRTPFKGIIGDIKGRGACYKEDWASALFSGIRLLAPTAYIFFASALPVIAFGEQLYRNTDGSLSTVETLASTAICGIIHSIFGGQPLLILGVAEPTVIMYTYLYSFSKGRPELGQQLYLAWTGWVCVWTAILLMFLAIFNTCTIITRFTRIAGELFGMLIAVLFMQEALKGLISEFSIPTAEDPKQEKYQFQWLYTNGLLATIFSFGLLFTAIKSRKARSWRYGTGFLRSFIADYGIPLLVVVWTALSYSVPNKVPSGVPRRLFCPLPWESESLYHWTVVKDMGKVPVPYIFAAFIPAIMIAGLYFFDHSVASQMAQQKEFNLKNPSAYHYDMFLLGLMTLICGLLGLPPSNGVLPQSPMHTKSLAVLKRRLIRKKMVQSAKECIKQHRSNSEIYGRMQAVFVEMDISPSVTEELQELKQAVMKSNDEGNAKGKFDPEKHIDAYLPVRVNEQRMSNLLQSLFVGLSTCAMPILKMIPTSVLWGYFAYMAIDSLPGNQFWDRMLFLFITPGRRYKVLEGDHASFVESVPFKATAVFTLLQFVYFLVCFGVTWIPVAGILFPLPFFLLITIRQHILPKFFHADHLRELDAAEYEEIAGAPKRNRSLSTKEKEPSAALIEASEDEFYNAEILDEMTTNRGELKHRTLSINEDSMYQVHPQDEVRASGGP, encoded by the exons ATGGAGAGTCTCAGAACGCCCTTCAAGGGAATTATTGGGGATATCAAGGGAAGAGGTGCTTGCTATAAGGAAGATTGGGCAAGTGCACTCTTTTCAGGCATTCG GTTGTTGGCCCCAACTGCCTATATCTTCTTTGCTTCTGCTCTTCCTGTTATTGCTTTCGGAGAGCAGCTGTACAGGAATACAG ATGGAAGTCTAAGCACGGTGGAAACCTTGGCTTCTACTGCAATTTGTGGAATAATCCACTCAATCTTTGGAGGGCAGCCATTATTGATATTAGGAGTTGCAGAACCGACAGTCATCATGTACACTTACTTGTATAGTTTCAGCAAAGGAAGACCAGAGTTGGGACAGCAGCTTTACTTAGCCTGGACTGGGTG GGTTTGTGTCTGGACGGCTATCCTTCTAATGTTTCTTGCAATATTTAACACGTGCACAATCATCACTCGGTTTACCAGAATAGCAGGGGAACTGTTTGGCATGTTGATAGCTGTTCTCTTTATGCAAGAGGCTCTTAAG GGACTGATAAGTGAATTCAGTATTCCAACAGCCGAAgatccaaaacaagaaaagtatCAGTTCCAGTGGCTATATACAAATGGGCTGCTTGCCACTATTTTCTCATTTGGTCTACTCTTCACTGCCATTAAAAGTAGAAAGGCAAGATCATGGCGATATGGCACAG GATTCCTCCGAAGCTTCATAGCAGATTATGGGATTCCCCTCCTGGTTGTGGTGTGGACAGCATTATCTTACAGTGTACCCAACAAAGTTCCTTCCGGGGTTCCCAGGAGGTTGTTTTGTCCACTTCCTTGGGAATCCGAGTCATTGTACCATTGGACAGTAGTCAAG GACATGGGCAAGGTCCCAGTTCCATATATTTTTGCTGCCTTTATACCAGCCATCATGATAGCCGGTCTATACTTTTTCGACCATAGTGTAGCTTCGCAGATGGCACAACAGAAGGAATTCAATCTGAAAAATCCATCTGCTTACCACTATGATATGTTTTTACTTGGACTAATG ACACTGATCTGTGGCTTGCTTGGGCTGCCCCCTTCAAATGGGGTCCTCCCGCAGTCCCCTATGCACACAAAGAGTCTGGCAGTTCTCAAGAGGCGG TTAATCCGAAAGAAGATGGTGCAGAGTGCCAAGGAATGCATCAAACAACACAGAAGCAACTCAGAAATCTATGGACGAATGCAGGCTGTTTTTGTAGAAATGGACATATCTCCAAGTGTAA CTGAAGAATTACAGGAGTTAAAGCAGGCTGTAATGAAAAGTAATGATGAAGGGAATGCGAAGGGCAAATTCGATCCTGAAAAACACATCGACGCATACTTGCCTGTCAGGGTTAATGAACAAAGAATGAGCAATCTCTTGCAGTCACTTTTTGTGGGCTTATCAACATGTGCCATGCCCATACTCAAAATGATTCCTACCTCGGTTCTTTGGGGTTACTTTGCCTACATGGCAATTGATAGTCTTCCGGGGAATCAGTTTTGGGATAGGATGTTGTTCCTCTTCATCACGCCAGGACGACGTTACAA AGTCCTCGAAGGTGATCATGCTTCATTTGTGGAGTCAGTGCCATTCAAGGCCACGGCTGTGTTCACACTCTTACAATTTGTATATTTTCTGGTTTGTTTTGGGGTGACTTGGATACCAGTTGCCGGAATATTGTTTCCTCTGCCATTTTTCCTGCTCATCACCATAAGGCAACACATCCTCCCAAAGTTTTTCCATGCCGACCACCTTCGGGAACTGGATGCTGCTGAGTATGAAGAAATTGCCGGTGCTCCAAAAAGAAACCGAAGTCTCTCTACAAAG GAGAAAGAGCCATCAGCTGCGCTGATCGAGGCAAGTGAAGATGAATTCTACAATGCTGAGATACTGGACGAGATGACAACCAACAGAGGAGAGCTGAAACATAGAACTCTAAGCATCAATGAAGATAGTATGTATCAG GTTCATCCACAAGACGAGGTCCGAGCATCAGGAGGGCCATGA
- the LOC119996338 gene encoding uncharacterized protein LOC119996338, with translation MRGTILLCLLLFTTFHIAFSRRDGLLPNGNFELGPNPSDMNGTVVIGRNAIPEWEISGFVEYIKSGQKQGDMLLVVPEGAFAIRLGNEASIKQRMKVFKGMYYSITFCAARTCAQEEKLNVSVSPDWGVLPMQTLYSSSGWDCYAWAFQAELDEVELVIHNPGVEEDPACGPLIDSVASRALFPPRSTNKNILKNGGFEEGPYVLPNTTWGILIPPNIEDDHSPLPGWMVESLKAVKYIDSEHFNVPQGRRAVELVAGKESAIAQIARTVVGRTYILSFTVGDANNACAGSLMVEAFAGKDTIKVPYESKGKGGYKRAALRFVAVSVRTRIIFYSRFYTMRSDDFSSLCGPVIDDVKLLSVRKP, from the exons ATGCGAGGAACCATATTGCTGTGTTTGCTCCTGTTCACTACCTTCCACATCGCCTTCTCTAGAAGAGATG GGTTGCTGCCAAATGGGAACTTTGAGTTGGGTCCAAATCCGTCGGATATGAATGGCACGGTGGTGATCGGAAGAAACGCAATCCCAGAATGGGAGATATCAGGGTTTGTGGAGTACATAAAGTCAGGGCAAAAACAAGGTGACATGTTACTGGTAGTGCCAGAGGGAGCCTTTGCAATCAGGCTTGGCAATGAAGCTTCAATTAAGCAGAGAATGAAAGTATTCAAAGGAATGTACTATTCCATCACATTTTGTGCCGCCAGAACTTGTGCACAAGAGGAGAAATTGAATGTCTCAGTCTCTCCTGACTGGGGCGTCCTTCCCATGCAAACTTTGTATAGCAGTAGTGGCTGGGACTGTTATGCCTGGGCCTTCCAAGCTGAATTAGATGAAGTTGAACTTGTCATACACAATCCTGGTGTAGAAGAGGATCCTGCTTGTGGACCACTAATTGACTCTGTTGCATCCAGAGCTCTATTCCCTCCTAGATCCACAAACA AGAACATATTGAAAAACGGTGGATTTGAAGAAGGACCCTATGTGCTACCCAACACCACATGGGGTATACTAATTCCTCCAAACATTGAAGATGATCACTCTCCGCTCCCGGGTTGGATGGTCGAATCACTCAAGGCAGTGAAATACATTGATTCCGAACACTTCAATGTTCCACAAGGACGACGAGCAGTGGAGCTTGTGGCAGGAAAAGAGAGTGCAATTGCACAAATTGCTCGAACCGTCGTCGGCCGGACTTATATTCTGTCATTTACAGTTGGTGATGCCAATAATGCTTGTGCAGGGTCCTTGATGGTTGAGGCATTTGCAGGGAAAGACACAATTAAGGTCCCTTATGAGTCCAAAGGCAAAGGTGGTTACAAGCGTGCTGCGCTTCGATTTGTTGCGGTTTCTGTAAGAACAAGAATTATTTTCTACAGCAGGTTTTACACTATGAGGAGTGATGACTTCTCTTCCCTCTGTGGTCCTGTTATTGATGATGTGAAGCTCTTGAGTGTTCGTAAACCATGA
- the LOC119996287 gene encoding cytochrome b-c1 complex subunit 7-2, mitochondrial-like isoform X1 — MSSFLQKIVDPKKNPLAKMHMKAVSTRLRRYGLRYDDLYDPYYDLDIKEALNRLPREIVDARHQRLKRAIDLSMKHQYLAEDLQAKQTPFRSYLQDMLALVKSERAEREALGALPLYQRTLP, encoded by the exons ATGTCGTCGTTTCTGCAGAAAATCGTAGATCCGAAGAAGAATCCTTTGGCAAAAATGCACATGAAGGCCGTCTCCACGCGTCTCCGCCGCTACG GGCTTCGATATGACGATCTGTACGATCCGTACTACGATCTGGACATTAAGGAGGCGCTGAATCGGCTGCCCAGAGAGATCGTGGATGCCCGTCACCAGCGCCTCAAGCGCGCCATAGACCTATCCATGAAGCACCAGTATCTCGCGGAGGACCTTCAG GCGAAACAAACACCTTTTAGGAGCTACCTTCAGGATATGTTGGCTCTT GTGAAAAGTGAAAGAGCAGAACGTGAGGCTTTGGGTGCATTGCCTCTCTATCAGCGCACCCTTCCCTGA
- the LOC119996287 gene encoding cytochrome b-c1 complex subunit 7-2, mitochondrial-like isoform X2 has protein sequence MSSFLQKIVDPKKNPLAKMHMKAVSTRLRRYGLRYDDLYDPYYDLDIKEALNRLPREIVDARHQRLKRAIDLSMKHQYLAEDLQVKSERAEREALGALPLYQRTLP, from the exons ATGTCGTCGTTTCTGCAGAAAATCGTAGATCCGAAGAAGAATCCTTTGGCAAAAATGCACATGAAGGCCGTCTCCACGCGTCTCCGCCGCTACG GGCTTCGATATGACGATCTGTACGATCCGTACTACGATCTGGACATTAAGGAGGCGCTGAATCGGCTGCCCAGAGAGATCGTGGATGCCCGTCACCAGCGCCTCAAGCGCGCCATAGACCTATCCATGAAGCACCAGTATCTCGCGGAGGACCTTCAG GTGAAAAGTGAAAGAGCAGAACGTGAGGCTTTGGGTGCATTGCCTCTCTATCAGCGCACCCTTCCCTGA